Proteins encoded together in one Orrella marina window:
- a CDS encoding Bug family tripartite tricarboxylate transporter substrate binding protein gives MSQFLKKSSRTLAAAAIAAATSMIPLSASAQSADSYPDKPIRMIVAYSPGGATDIVGRLIGSKLQDRLGQPIVIDNKPGGGSNIGTAEAARAKPDGYTMLLGTIAQAINPAVYSTIPYQTLEDFDFVTLTMTSPSILVVNKDVPANTVGELIEWAKANPGKLTLASSGAGGSPHMAAELLKLRTGVDYLHVPYKGASPAMNDVLSGVVMGGFKTATAALPQIQAGSVKALAVAAPNRLKNLPDVPTMAEAGIADFNVASWNGIMVPKGTPQAIIDKLAAETAAVLQDPEVIAQFEKRAAEAGGNSPAEFKAFVEKEMATWKEVADAANVRVN, from the coding sequence ATGAGTCAATTTCTCAAAAAGAGCAGCCGTACGCTGGCGGCAGCGGCAATCGCAGCAGCAACTTCCATGATCCCGCTGAGCGCATCAGCCCAGTCAGCCGACAGTTATCCGGACAAGCCCATCCGGATGATCGTAGCCTATAGCCCCGGTGGTGCAACTGACATCGTGGGTCGCCTTATCGGATCCAAACTTCAGGATCGTCTGGGACAGCCGATCGTGATCGACAACAAGCCTGGTGGTGGCTCCAACATCGGGACCGCCGAGGCAGCCCGTGCCAAGCCTGATGGCTACACCATGCTGCTGGGTACGATTGCGCAAGCGATCAACCCGGCTGTGTACTCGACGATTCCCTACCAGACACTGGAAGATTTCGATTTCGTGACACTGACCATGACTTCGCCCAGCATCCTGGTCGTGAACAAGGACGTACCTGCCAACACGGTCGGTGAACTGATCGAATGGGCCAAGGCCAATCCTGGCAAGTTAACGCTCGCATCATCTGGAGCAGGTGGCTCGCCACACATGGCAGCCGAACTGCTCAAGCTTCGTACTGGCGTGGACTACCTCCACGTTCCTTACAAGGGTGCCAGTCCGGCCATGAACGATGTGCTCTCCGGTGTTGTTATGGGTGGCTTCAAAACGGCCACAGCAGCACTCCCGCAGATTCAGGCGGGCTCGGTCAAGGCACTGGCAGTCGCAGCACCTAATCGTCTGAAGAACCTGCCTGACGTTCCGACCATGGCTGAAGCCGGTATCGCAGATTTCAACGTTGCGTCATGGAACGGCATCATGGTTCCGAAGGGAACGCCGCAAGCCATTATCGACAAGCTCGCTGCTGAAACAGCTGCTGTGCTGCAAGACCCCGAAGTCATTGCGCAGTTCGAGAAGCGTGCGGCAGAGGCAGGCGGCAACTCGCCCGCCGAATTCAAGGCATTCGTCGAGAAAGAGATGGCAACCTGGAAGGAAGTGGCTGACGCAGCCAACGTTCGGGTGAACTGA
- the pstB gene encoding phosphate ABC transporter ATP-binding protein PstB, whose amino-acid sequence MATTPSGPLDNSNYEDDSFKTLGNTTAKNPRIVARDVNVFYGTKQAINNVNLEVGREELVAFIGPSGCGKSTFLRTLNRMNDTIDNCRITGLIELDGTDIYSPDLDVVELRARVGMVFQKPNPFPKSIYDNIAYGPKIHGLANSKAEMDEIVEAALTKAGLWKEVKDRLDNPGTGLSGGQQQRLCIARAIAVSPEVILMDEPCSALDPIATATVEELMHELKRDYTIVVVTHSMQQAARVSDRTAYFHLGKLIEVGKTEDIFVNPRHQLTQNYLTGRFG is encoded by the coding sequence ATGGCAACCACGCCGAGCGGCCCGCTGGATAACAGCAACTACGAAGACGACAGCTTCAAGACACTGGGCAATACCACCGCAAAGAACCCGCGAATCGTTGCCCGTGACGTGAACGTGTTCTACGGCACCAAGCAAGCGATCAACAATGTCAATCTGGAAGTCGGACGCGAAGAACTGGTCGCGTTCATTGGCCCATCCGGATGCGGAAAATCCACTTTCCTGCGTACGCTTAACCGCATGAACGACACCATCGACAACTGTCGGATCACCGGCTTGATCGAACTCGATGGCACTGACATCTACTCGCCCGATCTGGATGTGGTCGAACTGCGCGCGCGTGTGGGCATGGTGTTTCAAAAGCCCAATCCCTTCCCGAAATCCATTTACGACAACATCGCCTATGGCCCCAAGATTCACGGACTGGCCAACAGCAAGGCCGAGATGGACGAGATCGTCGAAGCCGCGCTGACCAAGGCCGGCCTCTGGAAGGAAGTAAAGGACCGGCTGGACAACCCGGGAACCGGACTTTCCGGCGGTCAGCAGCAACGCCTTTGCATTGCGCGGGCGATTGCCGTCAGCCCTGAAGTCATCCTGATGGATGAGCCCTGCTCAGCGCTCGACCCGATTGCAACGGCAACAGTGGAAGAGCTCATGCATGAGCTTAAACGTGACTACACCATCGTGGTCGTCACCCACTCGATGCAGCAGGCTGCCCGGGTCTCAGACAGGACTGCCTACTTTCACCTGGGCAAGCTGATCGAGGTTGGCAAGACCGAGGATATCTTTGTCAATCCCAGGCATCAATTGACACAAAACTACCTGACCGGACGTTTTGGCTGA
- a CDS encoding CopD family protein, whose protein sequence is MMFVQWFLRPALLHLASEQRLVLMHEVLTRFFRGVLIACVLVLVTGFWMIGRVAKSTVQAGGSFDMPIAWWVMAVVGTLMVAIFMHIRFAPFRRLGDAIKFTAWDKAGQALGQIRNLVAVNLTLGVLLIVYVLLA, encoded by the coding sequence ATGATGTTTGTGCAGTGGTTTCTCAGGCCCGCCCTGCTGCATCTTGCAAGCGAGCAAAGACTGGTATTGATGCACGAGGTGCTGACCCGGTTCTTCCGAGGGGTTCTGATTGCCTGTGTGCTGGTTCTGGTGACGGGCTTCTGGATGATTGGTCGCGTCGCTAAAAGCACTGTTCAGGCGGGTGGGTCCTTTGACATGCCGATCGCCTGGTGGGTCATGGCCGTTGTAGGTACCCTGATGGTGGCTATTTTCATGCACATCCGGTTCGCCCCGTTCAGGCGGCTAGGTGATGCCATCAAATTTACGGCGTGGGACAAGGCAGGGCAGGCCCTGGGGCAGATTCGCAATCTTGTCGCGGTCAACCTGACCCTGGGTGTTTTGCTGATTGTTTACGTGTTGCTCGCCTGA
- a CDS encoding L,D-transpeptidase family protein, with translation MPSASDMSSAIDLTVSTPRVGDLYPSGFEKSACSPVLPASLRSPESCNPRQICRAGLFKTWLCALTIVLTQASLVLTAPAQAQTAVQPAMQPSLQPITPVLSPDAMVPQTALWFDGSVPKPQVEQALEVMRRADLDGLRVQDYRPDLLQAEILALTQTPSGQVDPARVAELDAMLTAAMERFLSDLVLGRVSPKDVHQDFDDAPAHEFDASAYLRQALAQGDLTNAVAQAAPKFPLYPLLKQWLARYRQIQGDPAWEGDLALPAGGKLEAGQTYPDAQRMRGRLKLLGDYVVMPGVQEPQDAVYDADLKRAVRSFQERHGLTVDGVVGKQTIEALNVKPADRIRQIELSMERVRWTPLQHADRLLVVNIPGFMLYGYETDGLGNIDVQLEMRVVIGRALNHRTPLFDESMRYIEFSPYWNIPPSIARSETIPAIKRDPGYFSRQQLEFVDGAGNVFQEVTPQRLDAVRAGQLRIRQRPGPRNALGDVKFVFPNNMNIFMHHTPATQLFSRSRRDFSHGCIRVEAPVDLARFVLANDPAWDENRIRQAMGLGRSNTTRLQQPVPVVIAYSTVMARDNGKIYFYSDIYGHDERLGLALEQRL, from the coding sequence ATGCCAAGCGCTTCAGATATGTCCTCAGCGATCGACTTAACTGTCAGCACTCCACGTGTAGGCGACCTGTACCCCTCTGGATTCGAGAAGTCCGCCTGTTCTCCGGTTCTGCCAGCATCCCTTCGGTCTCCTGAGTCCTGTAATCCCCGTCAGATATGTCGAGCCGGTCTATTCAAGACCTGGTTGTGCGCGCTGACGATCGTGCTGACACAGGCAAGCCTGGTTCTGACGGCTCCCGCGCAGGCGCAGACAGCGGTGCAACCAGCAATGCAGCCATCTTTGCAGCCCATCACACCTGTTCTGTCGCCAGATGCGATGGTTCCTCAGACCGCGCTCTGGTTCGACGGGTCGGTGCCAAAGCCCCAGGTCGAGCAAGCGCTTGAGGTCATGCGGCGAGCTGATCTGGATGGACTTCGCGTTCAGGACTACCGCCCCGACCTGCTTCAGGCAGAGATTCTGGCGCTGACACAGACCCCATCCGGGCAGGTCGATCCGGCGCGGGTCGCCGAACTCGACGCGATGCTCACGGCGGCCATGGAGCGATTCCTGTCCGATCTGGTTCTGGGGCGAGTTAGCCCGAAAGACGTGCACCAGGATTTTGATGACGCACCTGCTCACGAGTTTGATGCATCAGCCTACTTGCGTCAGGCACTTGCCCAAGGGGATCTGACGAATGCAGTCGCGCAGGCTGCACCAAAGTTTCCGCTTTATCCCCTTCTCAAGCAGTGGCTGGCACGTTACCGGCAGATCCAGGGGGATCCCGCCTGGGAAGGTGACCTGGCCTTGCCGGCGGGTGGCAAGCTTGAGGCCGGTCAGACCTATCCTGACGCGCAGAGAATGCGTGGCCGTCTGAAGCTGCTCGGTGATTATGTGGTCATGCCGGGCGTGCAGGAGCCGCAAGATGCTGTCTACGATGCAGATCTTAAGCGTGCTGTCCGCTCGTTTCAGGAGCGACATGGCCTGACGGTCGATGGCGTTGTCGGTAAACAGACGATCGAGGCCCTGAATGTGAAACCGGCTGACCGGATCCGTCAGATCGAGTTGTCTATGGAGCGTGTTCGATGGACACCATTGCAGCATGCTGACCGGTTGCTGGTGGTCAATATCCCGGGCTTCATGCTGTATGGATACGAGACTGATGGCCTGGGCAATATCGATGTTCAACTCGAGATGCGGGTGGTCATTGGGCGGGCCCTGAACCATCGCACACCCTTGTTTGACGAATCGATGCGGTATATCGAGTTCAGTCCGTACTGGAACATCCCGCCATCGATTGCACGCAGCGAGACGATTCCTGCGATCAAGCGAGATCCGGGCTATTTTTCTCGCCAGCAGCTTGAGTTTGTTGATGGTGCCGGGAATGTTTTTCAAGAGGTCACGCCCCAGCGACTTGATGCGGTGCGGGCAGGCCAGCTTCGGATCCGGCAACGCCCAGGGCCGAGGAATGCGTTGGGCGATGTCAAGTTTGTGTTCCCCAACAACATGAACATATTCATGCATCACACTCCGGCGACTCAACTCTTCTCCAGAAGCCGGCGAGATTTCAGTCATGGTTGCATCCGCGTCGAAGCGCCTGTCGATCTGGCCCGGTTTGTGCTGGCCAACGATCCGGCCTGGGACGAGAACCGGATCCGCCAGGCGATGGGGCTGGGCCGCTCGAACACGACCCGCTTGCAGCAGCCGGTGCCAGTGGTGATTGCCTACAGCACGGTTATGGCTCGCGATAACGGGAAAATCTACTTTTATTCAGATATTTATGGGCATGACGAGCGTCTCGGGCTGGCGCTTGAGCAGCGTCTGTAA
- a CDS encoding metal-dependent hydrolase gives MDSLTQITLGSAVAVAVMGRKVPVWQSALWGAFAGTAPDLDVVMDFGDAILNMTRHRAETHAIAYLTAASAVFAAVAHLIHRQAATFSRWWMAFWLVLITHVGIDYMTVYGTQLALPWSNYPFGQGSIFIIDPLYTAPLLIGLLACLWSRSRFRWTWNALGLLVSSTYMVWTVIAQEHVTTVAKASPPGDRIDEWLITPSPLNTFLWRMVAVSPTHYYEGWYSVFDDSPKIEWRQYDRRADLIEQHWDHPGVREVARFSKGFYRMHERDDNVYVTDIRMGFEPNYFFVFNLGSVGPDNQLDVNRPAIQEGSRPELGPTWNWLIARILAPVGPQPGLDETGPSLPAALPPSIEPDVDIAR, from the coding sequence ATGGACAGCCTTACACAGATCACATTAGGTTCCGCAGTTGCCGTTGCCGTCATGGGACGCAAAGTCCCGGTCTGGCAGTCTGCGCTCTGGGGAGCTTTTGCTGGAACCGCACCCGACCTCGATGTGGTGATGGACTTCGGAGACGCCATCCTCAACATGACTCGCCATCGTGCCGAAACGCACGCAATCGCCTATCTCACTGCAGCCTCAGCGGTTTTTGCGGCGGTGGCACACTTGATTCACCGCCAGGCAGCCACCTTCTCCCGCTGGTGGATGGCCTTCTGGCTGGTGCTGATCACGCACGTCGGCATCGACTATATGACGGTCTACGGCACTCAACTCGCCCTGCCCTGGAGCAACTATCCTTTCGGGCAGGGAAGTATCTTCATCATTGACCCGTTATACACAGCGCCACTACTGATCGGCTTGCTCGCCTGCCTCTGGAGCCGATCCCGGTTCAGGTGGACCTGGAACGCCCTGGGGCTGCTTGTCAGCAGTACCTACATGGTCTGGACCGTCATTGCTCAGGAGCACGTCACGACCGTGGCCAAGGCATCGCCGCCTGGGGACCGCATCGATGAATGGCTCATCACCCCTTCACCGCTGAACACTTTTCTCTGGCGCATGGTCGCTGTGTCCCCCACACACTACTACGAGGGCTGGTACTCGGTGTTTGATGACTCGCCAAAGATTGAATGGCGTCAATATGACCGCCGCGCTGACTTGATCGAGCAGCACTGGGATCACCCGGGTGTACGTGAGGTTGCGCGCTTCTCAAAGGGGTTCTACCGGATGCACGAACGTGATGACAATGTGTACGTCACCGATATCCGGATGGGATTCGAGCCCAATTACTTCTTTGTTTTCAATCTCGGATCCGTTGGGCCCGACAACCAGCTCGACGTTAACCGGCCGGCAATTCAGGAAGGCAGCCGTCCGGAACTGGGTCCGACCTGGAACTGGCTGATCGCCCGCATTCTGGCACCTGTCGGCCCTCAGCCAGGGCTCGACGAAACAGGCCCCTCCCTGCCCGCAGCGCTACCACCGAGCATCGAGCCGGACGTGGATATTGCCAGATAA
- a CDS encoding acetate--CoA ligase family protein: protein MDQPQNSVTLAHALFHPGAVALIGASGNPKKNTARPMRFMRKHGCEVQLYPVNKTQTEVMGEVAYPSVDALPGPIDHAFVMVSHEHVFDQVRACAKAGAKVVTVYSDGFGEIGEEGMARQHELVAMARELGVRIVGPNSIGLANLDSGMILSVNAVFEADSLIPGPLSLVSQSGSMMGSLLARAAARGFGFSKSISVGNESDITVGEVVDVLVDDAATRCILLFLETIRDAPLLARALERARQAGKPVIAYKLGRSEQGDALAQSHTGALAGNDEAVDVFLKAHGVMRVHHLETLFEVAPLAMQYERPAPVKGRARRVAVITTTGGGAATVVDNLGLYGIEAVAPTAEFVEHMAGRGLAIRQTPVIDLTLAGTSEQYKDLLEQLLVSDWCDGVLSVVGSSAQFHPELAVKPLILSDKPRNKPLAVFLAPDATESLQLLQQAGIAAFRTPEACADAFAVFLEGAGPAPEAVQAPIWPDTLPTQGNLTEYQSSQVFAGLGVSVASSTLVQPDNLAHNIAYPVVVKISSPDLPHKTEAGGVQVNIRSDEELRQAAHEIMRNVKAYKPEAQIDGLLVQSMSPKLLELILGYRRDPLVGATVLLGAGGITAELNPDVALRLAPVSLEQAWEMIEQVKATQLVRGYRGLPKGDCEALARSIVAFSRLAALETPQVLEAEINPLFVTAEGVTAVDGLIVLGD from the coding sequence ATGGACCAACCGCAGAATTCAGTCACTCTCGCCCACGCATTGTTTCACCCAGGCGCAGTTGCGCTGATCGGTGCGTCTGGCAACCCAAAGAAGAACACCGCTCGCCCGATGCGCTTCATGCGCAAGCACGGGTGCGAGGTGCAACTCTACCCGGTCAACAAAACCCAGACCGAGGTGATGGGCGAAGTGGCGTACCCGTCTGTGGATGCACTGCCTGGTCCGATTGATCACGCGTTCGTGATGGTGAGTCATGAACACGTCTTCGACCAGGTCAGGGCTTGCGCCAAGGCCGGCGCGAAAGTTGTGACCGTGTACTCGGATGGCTTTGGCGAGATTGGCGAAGAGGGTATGGCCAGGCAGCACGAGCTGGTGGCGATGGCTAGAGAGCTCGGTGTGCGCATCGTGGGGCCCAACAGCATTGGTCTGGCCAACCTTGATAGCGGGATGATCCTGTCAGTCAACGCCGTGTTTGAGGCCGACTCATTGATACCCGGACCGCTCAGTCTGGTATCCCAGAGCGGATCAATGATGGGTTCTTTGCTCGCACGGGCAGCCGCACGAGGTTTCGGATTCAGCAAATCGATTTCCGTTGGCAACGAGAGCGACATCACGGTCGGCGAGGTTGTCGATGTGCTGGTTGATGATGCCGCAACCCGCTGCATTCTGCTGTTTCTGGAGACGATACGTGATGCGCCCTTGCTCGCACGTGCACTCGAGCGGGCCAGACAGGCGGGCAAGCCAGTGATTGCCTACAAGCTGGGTCGCTCGGAGCAGGGTGATGCGCTGGCGCAGTCGCATACTGGCGCTCTGGCAGGCAATGACGAGGCAGTTGACGTGTTTCTGAAGGCGCATGGCGTGATGCGAGTCCATCATCTGGAAACGTTGTTCGAGGTTGCACCGCTGGCAATGCAGTATGAGCGTCCCGCACCGGTAAAGGGTCGGGCACGCCGTGTGGCAGTGATCACTACCACGGGTGGCGGCGCGGCGACAGTTGTCGACAATCTTGGTCTGTACGGGATCGAGGCGGTCGCCCCGACAGCCGAGTTTGTGGAACACATGGCAGGCAGAGGGCTGGCGATTCGCCAGACGCCAGTGATTGATCTGACGCTCGCGGGAACTAGTGAACAGTACAAGGATCTGCTTGAACAGTTGCTGGTGTCTGACTGGTGTGATGGTGTATTGAGTGTGGTTGGCTCGTCTGCGCAGTTCCATCCCGAACTCGCCGTCAAGCCCCTGATCTTGTCTGACAAGCCACGCAACAAGCCGCTTGCAGTGTTCCTTGCGCCTGACGCGACAGAGTCCTTGCAGCTCCTGCAGCAAGCAGGCATTGCTGCATTCCGTACACCAGAAGCCTGCGCAGATGCTTTCGCAGTATTTCTGGAGGGAGCAGGACCGGCACCCGAGGCGGTTCAAGCGCCGATCTGGCCTGATACCCTCCCGACCCAGGGCAATCTCACGGAGTACCAGTCTAGTCAGGTGTTTGCCGGGCTTGGTGTGTCGGTGGCTAGCAGCACACTGGTGCAACCTGACAATCTCGCCCACAACATCGCTTATCCGGTCGTGGTGAAGATTTCGTCGCCTGATCTGCCGCACAAGACAGAGGCTGGCGGTGTGCAGGTCAATATCCGGAGCGATGAAGAGCTCAGGCAGGCGGCACACGAGATCATGCGCAATGTCAAAGCCTACAAGCCTGAAGCGCAGATCGACGGGCTGCTGGTTCAATCCATGTCGCCAAAACTGCTGGAATTGATTCTGGGTTACAGGCGCGACCCACTGGTCGGTGCAACCGTGCTGCTGGGCGCAGGCGGTATCACAGCCGAGCTCAATCCGGATGTGGCGCTCAGACTGGCGCCTGTGAGTCTGGAGCAGGCCTGGGAGATGATCGAGCAAGTCAAGGCGACCCAGCTGGTGCGCGGCTACCGTGGCCTGCCCAAAGGCGATTGCGAGGCACTGGCCAGATCCATCGTCGCATTTTCAAGACTTGCTGCGCTTGAAACGCCGCAGGTACTGGAAGCTGAAATCAATCCCTTGTTTGTGACCGCAGAGGGTGTGACAGCGGTTGACGGGTTGATTGTGCTCGGCGATTGA
- a CDS encoding 3-oxoacyl-ACP reductase → MKIEQQIVLVTGGARGLGESIVRALHREGARVAVNYLGSQSSAERLQSELGSRVCTVQADVTDPAAVGQMVSQIEAQFGSPVTSVINNALVSFTFNGDDRPRLDTITLQHFEQQARGAVGGALNTIQATLPGMRSARFGRIVNVGTNLFQNPVVPYHDYTAAKAGLLSLTRTAAHELGPDGITVNMVSGGLLRTTDASAATPDFVFDLIARNTPLQSVTTPEEFADAVLFFLSPWSRAVTGQNLVVDGGLVKD, encoded by the coding sequence TTGAAGATCGAACAACAGATTGTGCTGGTCACTGGGGGAGCACGAGGCCTTGGCGAGTCGATTGTGCGGGCCCTTCATCGTGAAGGCGCCAGAGTCGCCGTCAATTACCTCGGCAGTCAGTCCAGCGCAGAACGCCTGCAGTCAGAACTCGGAAGCCGTGTCTGCACAGTCCAGGCCGATGTAACCGATCCTGCGGCTGTGGGCCAGATGGTCTCACAGATCGAAGCCCAGTTCGGGAGCCCGGTCACCAGCGTCATCAACAATGCCCTGGTCTCATTCACGTTCAACGGAGATGACCGCCCCAGACTCGACACCATTACCTTGCAACATTTCGAGCAGCAGGCACGAGGGGCCGTCGGGGGAGCCTTGAACACGATCCAGGCGACACTACCGGGCATGCGCTCTGCAAGGTTTGGCAGAATCGTCAATGTTGGAACCAATCTGTTTCAGAATCCGGTCGTCCCCTACCACGACTACACCGCGGCCAAGGCAGGCCTGCTTTCGCTGACCCGCACAGCAGCGCACGAACTCGGTCCCGATGGCATCACGGTCAACATGGTGTCAGGTGGGCTGCTCAGAACCACCGATGCAAGTGCTGCCACACCGGATTTTGTATTTGACCTGATCGCCCGGAACACACCGCTGCAATCGGTCACCACGCCCGAAGAATTCGCCGATGCCGTGCTGTTTTTTCTGTCGCCCTGGTCTCGCGCAGTCACCGGACAGAATCTGGTTGTCGATGGGGGACTGGTCAAAGATTAA
- a CDS encoding YcbK family protein has translation MRQVKRADMVINTRRSLLKASGFGLLLVGAPALAKVTTPVKIPGRQIGMNHLHTSERIGLVYARGPVYLDPALDKLNVFLRDHYTHEVGSMDPGLYDILHDIRNALGARGHYEIISGYRSPKTNERLRTTRGGGVAKRSLHMDGKAIDVRLPGVPLKDLREAAIALERGGVGYYPRDNFVHVDTGKFRTW, from the coding sequence ATGCGTCAAGTAAAGCGAGCAGACATGGTAATCAACACTAGAAGATCCTTGCTGAAAGCGTCCGGTTTCGGATTGCTGCTGGTCGGCGCGCCTGCGCTGGCGAAGGTGACCACACCGGTCAAGATACCGGGACGTCAGATTGGCATGAATCACCTTCATACATCAGAGAGAATCGGACTCGTGTATGCCAGGGGGCCTGTCTATCTTGATCCAGCCCTGGATAAACTCAATGTCTTTTTGCGGGACCACTACACTCACGAAGTGGGGAGTATGGATCCCGGGCTGTACGACATTCTTCACGACATCCGCAACGCGCTCGGTGCGCGGGGGCACTACGAGATCATTTCAGGGTATCGCAGTCCCAAAACCAACGAGCGACTGCGTACCACCCGTGGTGGGGGTGTGGCCAAACGCAGTCTGCACATGGATGGCAAGGCAATCGATGTGCGCCTGCCCGGTGTGCCGTTGAAGGATTTGCGTGAGGCGGCGATTGCGCTTGAGCGGGGCGGAGTTGGGTATTATCCGCGTGATAATTTTGTGCACGTTGACACCGGTAAGTTTCGTACCTGGTGA
- the prpF gene encoding 2-methylaconitate cis-trans isomerase PrpF produces MQVPIRATYMRGGTSKGVFFLAEDLPEDPVIRDQVLMRVIGSPDPYGQHIDGMGAATSSTSKIVIISASDRPDSDIDYLFGQVSIDKPLIDWSGNCGNLTAAVGPFAIHRGLISPGEACGITIRIWQANIRKRILAHVPVREGQVLETGEFKLDGVAFPAAEIRIEFLDPGASNSEAGEDGQAGVSGMFPTGNRIDELEVPGFGTLSATMIMAGNPAVFVSAASLGLTGKELQVDLNSNHDLLDRLEQIRAHAAVRMGLGLSVEEVSRSRQHTPKLAFFAKPDTYTASDGKTVSADNIDLLARILSMGKLHHAMTGTGAVGIAAAAAIEGTVVSQILGHARNDIVFGHPSGVLRIGADVHTDASGQAVVNAVKVSRSARRLMDGQVFVPSSCLQPLDQASNT; encoded by the coding sequence ATGCAAGTTCCCATTCGTGCCACCTACATGCGAGGAGGTACCAGCAAAGGTGTGTTTTTCCTGGCTGAGGATCTTCCCGAAGATCCTGTCATACGTGACCAGGTTCTGATGCGGGTGATCGGCAGTCCGGACCCTTATGGTCAGCACATTGATGGCATGGGAGCAGCGACCAGCAGCACCAGCAAGATTGTGATCATCTCGGCCAGCGACCGGCCTGACAGTGACATCGACTATCTGTTTGGCCAGGTATCAATCGACAAGCCTCTGATCGACTGGAGTGGCAACTGTGGCAACCTGACTGCTGCAGTCGGACCCTTTGCAATCCATCGTGGCCTGATATCACCTGGTGAGGCTTGCGGGATAACCATCAGAATCTGGCAGGCCAACATCCGGAAGCGGATACTGGCACACGTACCAGTCCGCGAGGGCCAGGTTCTCGAGACGGGCGAGTTCAAGCTCGATGGCGTGGCTTTTCCTGCCGCTGAGATCAGGATTGAGTTTCTGGACCCTGGCGCCAGCAACAGCGAGGCTGGTGAAGATGGCCAGGCTGGTGTCTCGGGCATGTTCCCGACCGGCAATCGCATCGACGAACTCGAGGTCCCGGGCTTTGGCACCTTATCTGCAACCATGATCATGGCTGGCAATCCGGCTGTCTTTGTCAGTGCGGCATCGCTCGGGCTAACTGGCAAGGAACTGCAAGTCGATCTGAACAGCAACCACGATCTCCTCGATCGGCTCGAGCAGATTCGCGCCCACGCCGCGGTCCGGATGGGTCTTGGACTCTCTGTCGAAGAAGTGTCCCGATCCCGTCAGCACACACCCAAGCTGGCGTTTTTTGCGAAACCGGATACCTACACGGCGTCCGATGGCAAGACCGTCAGTGCGGACAACATTGATCTGCTGGCGCGGATTCTCTCCATGGGCAAGCTACACCACGCGATGACGGGCACCGGTGCGGTTGGCATCGCAGCGGCAGCGGCCATCGAAGGAACCGTAGTGAGCCAGATTCTCGGACACGCCCGCAATGACATCGTCTTCGGTCACCCCTCTGGTGTCTTGCGCATTGGTGCGGATGTGCATACAGACGCATCCGGACAGGCTGTGGTAAACGCTGTAAAAGTCAGTCGCAGCGCACGCAGACTGATGGACGGGCAGGTGTTTGTGCCGTCCTCCTGCCTGCAACCCCTCGATCAGGCGAGCAACACGTAA